In a single window of the Streptomyces sp. NBC_00353 genome:
- a CDS encoding ester cyclase — protein sequence MISKKAREAAAVLTSASAPVRRKRVIGAMTGLAVAATLAAVAVPAAAQGQGSHGASSGHSSSQHHYLSPLQVTSAYYNSYNGDLAAAFDRYISKDLVLHGFNGPESREDWIKGDLGIKAGLNGFKMTVLDQIVEGDKVVTRWSFGGVHTGTIFGIPASGREVHLSGISIDRVVKGQSIEHWSEGNFGVFLDELRGETPSAK from the coding sequence ATGATCTCCAAGAAGGCCCGCGAGGCCGCGGCCGTCCTCACTTCCGCCTCCGCGCCTGTACGGCGCAAGAGGGTGATCGGCGCCATGACCGGCCTTGCCGTCGCCGCCACCCTGGCCGCCGTAGCCGTCCCGGCCGCGGCGCAGGGTCAGGGATCGCACGGTGCGTCGTCCGGACACTCGTCCTCCCAGCACCACTACCTGTCGCCGTTGCAGGTCACCTCGGCGTACTACAACAGCTACAACGGGGACCTGGCTGCTGCCTTCGATCGCTACATCTCGAAGGACCTGGTGCTCCACGGGTTCAACGGCCCCGAGAGCCGTGAGGACTGGATCAAGGGAGACCTCGGGATCAAGGCGGGGCTCAACGGTTTCAAGATGACTGTGCTGGACCAGATCGTCGAAGGCGACAAGGTTGTCACGCGCTGGAGCTTCGGAGGCGTTCACACAGGGACGATCTTCGGGATCCCCGCGTCCGGCCGGGAGGTCCACCTCAGTGGTATCTCCATCGACCGCGTGGTGAAGGGACAGTCCATCGAGCACTGGTCGGAAGGGAACTTCGGTGTGTTCCTGGACGAGCTCCGTGGCGAGACCCCCAGCGCCAAGTAG
- a CDS encoding TetR/AcrR family transcriptional regulator — protein sequence MQLDEREILRRGLDTFAELGYAATTVRELARRLDASHNFINDRYGSKENFWRAAVDFALQDAQPALNQLLAECRDDDERLRKVVVQLYRLAANASGLNRLMSDESTRDSSRLDYLHQRFVKPFWDSIEPTVNSLMAAGRIPRVPAHILYFAVTGPALALAQDPIADRLNSAASPTAEQDRSSMADALSGLVLHGLLPPGPGTETTAGPRPTTR from the coding sequence GTGCAACTGGACGAGAGAGAGATTCTTCGGCGGGGCCTCGACACCTTCGCCGAACTCGGTTATGCCGCGACCACGGTGAGGGAGCTGGCACGGCGGCTCGACGCCAGTCACAACTTCATCAACGATCGTTACGGGTCGAAGGAGAACTTCTGGCGCGCTGCGGTGGACTTCGCGCTGCAGGACGCCCAGCCCGCGCTCAACCAGTTGCTGGCGGAGTGCCGCGACGATGACGAACGGCTGAGGAAGGTAGTCGTTCAGCTCTATCGGCTGGCTGCCAATGCCTCGGGCTTGAATCGGTTGATGTCGGATGAGTCGACTCGCGACTCCAGCCGCTTGGACTATCTCCACCAACGGTTCGTCAAGCCGTTCTGGGACAGCATCGAGCCGACTGTCAACAGCCTCATGGCGGCCGGACGCATTCCACGTGTGCCGGCGCACATCCTCTACTTCGCCGTCACCGGTCCGGCGCTGGCCCTGGCACAGGACCCGATCGCCGACCGGCTGAACTCCGCGGCCTCACCGACGGCGGAGCAGGACAGAAGCAGCATGGCCGACGCGCTCTCCGGTCTTGTCCTGCACGGCCTGCTGCCACCCGGGCCAGGAACGGAGACCACGGCAGGGCCAAGACCGACGACCCGGTGA